GTCGAGGCGCGCGACGACCGGACGCGCCCCGATTTCTCGCCGCTCGACACCGGTCCGCTCCCGCGCGAGCTCCGCCCCCTCGCCGGCGCGTTCGATCGCCTGCTCGCACAGCTCGATACCGCCACCGTCGGCGTCCGCCGCTTCACCGCGGACGCCTCGCACCAGATGCGCACGCCGCTGTCCGTGCTGAAGGTGCAGGTCGCGCTGGCACGCCGCGGATCGGGGGAGGAACGCGGCGTCGCGCTGACCGAGATCGCCGATGCGGTGACGCGGCTCGAACGGCTCGTCACGCAGTTGCTCACCCTCGCGCGGGCCGAGGAGGCCGGCGTTTCCGCCCCGCTGGAGGCGGTCGACCTTCGCGAGGTCGCGGCCGCGGTGATCACGCGCCAGATCAACCGCGCGATCGAGGCCGGGATCGACCTGACGATCGAGGGCAAGCCGGGCGAGAGCCACATCGTCCCCGGCCACCGGACGCTGATCTTCGAGATCCTGTCGAACCTCATCGACAACGGCATCCGCTACAATCGCCGCGGCGGCACCGTGTCCGTGCAGTTGCAGAGCACGCCGGCCGAAACGACGATCGCGGTCGTCGACGACGGCCCCGGCATCCCGCCCGACCAGCGCGAGGCCGCGTTCGACCGGTTCGTCCGGCTGGGTGCGGCCGGCGGCTCGGAGGGCAGCGGTCTCGGCCTCGCGATCGTACGATCGGCGGCCGCGCGTCTCGATGCGACGGTCGCGTTCGGGGATGCGCCGCGCGGCACGACGATCGTCATCCGGTTCGCACGTCCGACCGGCTGACCGTCACGAAAGGTGCGCGCGCAACGCCCGCAGGTCGATCCCCAGCCGCTTGACGCGGTAATAGAAGGTCTTGCGCGGGATCTGCAGCCGCTCGATCGCGCCGGCGATGCCCCCTTCGGACGCCGTGACCGCCTCGACGATCGCGGTGCGTTCGAAGGCATCCAGCCGCGCGGGCAGCGGATCCGGCGCGGTATCGACCGCCACGCCGCCCTCGTCTAGCCCCAGGCACAGTCGCTCCGCGGCCATCGCCAGTTCGAGCACGTTGCCGGGCCAGTTGCTCATCGCCAGGCGGTGGACGTGATCGGCGAGCGACGGCATCGCGATATCGTGCTGCCGCGCGGCGATCCCGATGAAATGTGCGAGCAAGGCGGGCACGTCGCCGGTCCGCTCGGCGAGCCGCGGCATCCGCAGTGGCACGCCGGCGAGGCGGTGGTAGAGCGCAGGCGACACCCGGTAGCGCTCGCCCTCGTCGATCGACGCGATGATCCGGATATCCACCGGGTCGGGATCGGCGCCCTCGAACGCCACGGTACGCGTCTCGGCGAGGCGGACCAGGTGATCCTGCAGCGTCGCGCCGGCGCGCGCGAGATTGTGCAGGAACACGGTCCCGCGGTGCGCGCGCGCGATCACCCCGTTGCGCGCGAACAGTTCGCGTTCGAGCGTCGGCAGCGTAACGGTCGCACAGTCGATCTTGAGGAACCGGTGGCGCGACCGGCGGCCCGCGCGGTGGACCAGCCGGGCGAAATGCTCGCGCCCGGTGCCGAACTGCCCCTCGATCACGAGGTCGAGCGCGGCGTCCGCGAGCATCGGGATCATCCCGCGCAGGCGGACGATCGCGGGCGTGGTCCCGATCAGCGCCGCGCCCGCCTCCGCATCCGCGGCCGCGCGTAGCTGGCGGTTCTCGAGCGTCAGCGTCCGCGCCTTCACCGCGCGCAGCGCAGCGGCGACCAGCGCGTCGGGGTCGAACGGCTTGGCGAGGAAATCCCACGCCCCCGCCTTGATCGCGGTCACCGCCATTGCGACGTCGCCGTGGCCCGTAATCAGGATGACCGCGAGATCGGGATCGCGCTCGTGCAGGATCTCGAACAGGTCGATGCCCGAGATCCCCGGCATGCGGACGTCGGTGATCACGACGCCGGGAAAATTGGCATCGATATGGCCGAGCGCGGTCGCCGCGTCGGCAAACGCGCGAACGTCGAACCCGCGCAGCGTCAGAAGCTGGGCGGTCGCGGTGCGCAAATCGTCGTCGTCGTCGATCAGCACCGCGGGCGGCCGGGGCGTCGGCGCCGTCATGCCCGACGCATCCCGATCTCGAACGTCGCGCCGCCGTCCGACGGCATCAGCCGCAGCCATCCGCCGAGCTCGGCCATGATGTCCTGCGCGATGACCAGCCCCAGTCCCAGGCCCTGCGGCCTGCTGGTGACGAACGGGGTGAACAGTTTCGGCGCCAGGTCCGGCGCGACCCCGGCACCGGAATCGGTGATCGATAGCCGCACGATCGCCGCGTCGAGCGCGAGGCCGATCGCGATCCGCCGCGACGCGCCGTCGGCGATCGCCTCGACGGCATTCTGCACCACGATGACCAGCACCTGTTCCAGCCGCACCTTGCCGCCGATCACCGCCAGCCCGGGATCGACCTCGGGCAGCGCGAGCGTCACGTCGCGAAGCTGGTCCTTCATGATCAGCAGCGCACCGTCGAGGACGTCGACGATGCGGATCGGCCGCAACGGCCCGGGCTGGCGGCGCGAGAATCCGCGCAACTGCGCCGTGATCGCCCCGATGCGGTCGGCGAGCCGGCCGATCGCGCCCAGATTGCCGCGCACGTCGTCGAGTGCACCGGCGTCGAGCAGTGCCTCGCTCGACAGGGCATAGGTACGGATCGCGGTGACGGGTTGCGCGGTCTCGTGCGCCACGCTCGCGGTGATCTGGCCGAGCGCGGCGAGCCGGTTCGCTTGGCGTAGCCCTTCGCGAAGATCGGCGGCGCGCGCCTCGCTGCTGGCGCGCTCGTCCATCTCGCGGCGCAGGTCCGCGGTGCGGTCGGCGACGGCGGCTTCCAGCTCCGCCGTCCGCCGCGCAGCCAGCGTCACGCGTTGCCGCACCGACCAGGCGATGCCCGCGAGCGCGATCGTCATCAGCGCGGCGAGCGCACCGGCACGCCAGACGGCGCCCCCGGCCTCGACCGGTTCGAATACCGTAAGCCGCCATCCCGGCTGCGTGGTCGCCGCCGATTGCGCGACCAGCGTCGTGCCCCTGCCGACGAACAGGTCGGGCGTGGAGGACGGCGCGACGGGAAGCGCGGACAGGGCAGTCGCCGGCACCCGCGTCTCGCGGCGAAACCGCCCGGCATCCGCCGCCGACAGCGGGCGGGTGCCGGCGAACCGCCAGTCCGGCCGGCTCGTCACGAGCACGATGCCGAGCGGACTGCGGACGATGGTGATCCCGCCCGCGCGCGCCCATTCCCGCTCTACGGATTCGAACTCCAGCTTGACCACGATCGCGCCGCGATTGGCCGTCCCGTGCGCGAGATAGAGGCCGGGCCGACCGCTTGCGGTACCCAAGGCGTATTGGCTCCCCTCGCCACTGGTGCGCGCGTCGCGGAAATAGGGCCGGAACGTGTAGTCGTTGCGGACGAAGCTCTGCGGCGAACGCCAGTTGCTCGTGGCGACGGCAATGCCGTCCGCGCCGATGACGTAGATCGCGGCGGCCCGGGTCACGCGCGCCAGCGTTTCCAGCTTGCGGTCGAGCGCGGCCTGCGCCGCCGCCTGCCCGTCGATCGCCGCGATGACGTCGCGGTCGTCGGCCAGCGCCAGAGGGAGCAACCGGAACCGCGCGAGTTCGCTGTCGATCAACGCGGCGCGGAACCGCGCGTCGATCGAGGCCTGAGCACGCCGCGCGTCGATCGCAGCGTGGCGGGCCAGCTGTCCGACGATCAGGAACGCCGCGACCGCGACGACCAGCGTTCCCACCAGCCAGCGCCAGTCCCGATCGGTCCATCCCACTCGCATGACGGGTGAATAGCATGCACCACCCGGTATGCAACTTTCGGCACATTGGGCGCCGACGATGTCCCGGAACTTGCCCTCGAACGCGCCTTCTCCGCGCGCTGCTTCAGTGATTGCCACCTTTTTACAGTGCCTTAGTACCTGCCGACATTTTTTCGCGGTCCGCATCGTGACCCCGGCCATATCGTATCCGGCTCAACCGTCGCCCCCCACGTGTCGGTGCCGTCACCGCGTCGCACGCTCGATGAGCAGCCGGCGCGCTCACCGAACCGGAAGGACGAACCAGTGGTTGGATCAACGAACGAGACGCGCGGCGCAGACTGGAACGAAGGCGGCAGCAACGAAGGCGGCACGACCGGGCGCGGCGTGACTCGGCGCGGGTTGCTCGGATCGGCCCTGATCGGCGGCTCGGCTGCCATCCTGCCGGTCGCGGCTGCCCACGGCGCGACGCCCGACCGCAAGGTCGACGTCCTCGTGATCGGCGGCGGCATCATGAGCGCGACGCTCGCGCTGTTGCTGCGCCAGCTCGAACCCGGCTGGACGATCGAGATGGTCGAACGGCTCGACAAGGTGGCCGAGGAGAGCTCGAACGGGTGGAACAACGCAGGGACGGGGCACTCGGCGTTGTGCGAACTCAACTATACGCCGGTGAACAAGGCCGACGGCCTGGTCGAGATCAAGAAGGCGATCGAGATCAACGAACAGTTCCAGGTCACCCGGCAGTTCATGAGCCACCAGGTCAAGGCCGGGATGCTGCACGACCCGCGGTCGTTCATCAATTCGACGCCGCACATGAACCTGGTCTGGGGCGACGCCAACGTCGCTTTCCTGTACAAGCGCTGGAAGGCGCTGGCCGCGAGCCCGTTGTTCTCGGGCATGGAATTCTCGAACGACCCCGCGCAGATCACGCAGTGGGTTCCGCTGATGATGCAGAATCGCGATCCCGCCACCAAGCTTGCGGCGACGCGCTCGCCGCTCGGCACCGACTGCAACTGGGGCGAGGTCACCCGCCAATACATCGCGTCGCTGCAGAAGCAGCCCGGCTTTGCGCTCAGCACTGGCCAGGAAGTCCGCGAGCTGGAGCGCAATCCCGACGGCACGTGGCGCGTGACGTACCGCGACATGAAGACCGGCGACAAGCAGATCGTGACCGCGAAGTTCGTGTTCGCTGGCGCCGGCGGCGGCGCGCTGCCGATCCTGCAGAAATCTGGCATTCCCGAAGCGGACGATTATGCCGGCTTCCCGGTCGGCGGATCGTTCCTGGTCAGCGAGACCCCGGCAGTCGCCGAGCGTCATCTGGCCAAGGTCTATGGCAAGGCCGCGGTCGGCTCGCCACCGATGTCGGTCCCCCATCTCGACACGCGCTATCTGGACGGCAAGCAGGCGCTGCTGTTCGGACCGTTCGCGACCTTCTCGACCAAGTTCCTGAAGCAGGGCTCGTATTTCGACCTGCCGGCGTCGGTGACGATCGACAATTTCCGCCCGATGGTGGCGGTCGGCTGGGATGATTTCGAGCTCGTCGAATATCTCGCCGGCCAGCTGATCATGTCCGATGCCGACCGGATGGCGGCGCTGCGCGAATACTTCCCCCAGGCGCGCGACGCCGACTGGCGGCTGTGGCAGGCGGGCCAGCGCGTCCAGATCATCAAGCGCGACCCGGAAAAGGGTGGCGTGCTCAAACTCGGCACCGAGATCGTCGCGTCGAAGGACGGATCGATCGCGGCCCTGCTCGGCGCGTCGCCCGGCGCCTCTACCGCGCCGTCGATCATGCTCGACCTGCTGAAGACGGTGTTCGGCACCCGGCTCGCGACGCCCGCCTGGCAGGCCAAGATCCGCGAGATCGTGCCGAGCTACGGCATCGCGCTCAACGACCATCCAGAGATGCTGGCCGCGCATTGGGCCAGCACCGCGCAGACGCTGCAACTGAGCGTTCCCTCGCCCGCGGTCCATGTCGCCAAGAATCCCCTGCCCGCCGCCACGCGCGTCAAGGTCGATCGCAGCCCGGACCTTGCGCTCTAACGCCACGGCGAAGCTCGGCCGGCGTATCTGCCGGCCCCTTCCCCATCAGGGCGACGGCAACGCGGCGAGCGTCTCCGTCACGCGACGACGCAATTCGGGCTCGCGCGTGATCTCCAGCATCGCGCTCAGGCTGCCCCGCGCCGCCGCGACCTCGTGGTCGACGAGTTCGAGCCGGGCGCGCTCCCACCACGCATAGGGGTAGCCGGGCGCCATCGTCGTCATCCGGACATAGAGGTCGAGCGCACGGCGTCCCTTGCCGGCCTGTTCGGCCCGCGACGCCTGGTTCTGCAGAAGGCGGACGAGCACCGCGCGGTTCGGCATCGCCGCGACGTGCGTCGCCGCCCGGCCCTCGCCCTTGGCCATCCCGACCAGCGCGGCGAGCCGTTCGACGCCGACACTCGCGCCGCCCGCGAACGGGTCGACGATGACCGGCTTGGCGTCGGCGCCGATCATCACCAGGACGTGGCCGGGGACGTCGAGCACGTCGGCGCTCCAGCCGAGCCGCCGCGCCATCGCGACCCAGAGGATGGACAGGCTGACCGGCAGGCCCCGACGACGGTCGAGGACTCGGATCATGTCCGCGTTGGCGGGATCGTCGTAC
This sequence is a window from Sphingomonas ginsenosidivorax. Protein-coding genes within it:
- a CDS encoding sensor histidine kinase — its product is MPARTITPDRGTPALRTRLLAAVLGPLLAAAILIGVVGATLIADVVRRTNDRVLGGALGAIAETVQVERGEVTLDLPAAAFGMLENTERDNVYYRVAVGDELLTGYADLPAPDPATLAVDVPRYRFARYRDQPIRIAEVRRSLPRIDRPVIVQIAETLDNRGALTRRLMLALLVGECVLVGAAALLLRPALGWSLRPLARLRGAVEARDDRTRPDFSPLDTGPLPRELRPLAGAFDRLLAQLDTATVGVRRFTADASHQMRTPLSVLKVQVALARRGSGEERGVALTEIADAVTRLERLVTQLLTLARAEEAGVSAPLEAVDLREVAAAVITRQINRAIEAGIDLTIEGKPGESHIVPGHRTLIFEILSNLIDNGIRYNRRGGTVSVQLQSTPAETTIAVVDDGPGIPPDQREAAFDRFVRLGAAGGSEGSGLGLAIVRSAAARLDATVAFGDAPRGTTIVIRFARPTG
- a CDS encoding sigma-54-dependent transcriptional regulator — encoded protein: MTAPTPRPPAVLIDDDDDLRTATAQLLTLRGFDVRAFADAATALGHIDANFPGVVITDVRMPGISGIDLFEILHERDPDLAVILITGHGDVAMAVTAIKAGAWDFLAKPFDPDALVAAALRAVKARTLTLENRQLRAAADAEAGAALIGTTPAIVRLRGMIPMLADAALDLVIEGQFGTGREHFARLVHRAGRRSRHRFLKIDCATVTLPTLERELFARNGVIARAHRGTVFLHNLARAGATLQDHLVRLAETRTVAFEGADPDPVDIRIIASIDEGERYRVSPALYHRLAGVPLRMPRLAERTGDVPALLAHFIGIAARQHDIAMPSLADHVHRLAMSNWPGNVLELAMAAERLCLGLDEGGVAVDTAPDPLPARLDAFERTAIVEAVTASEGGIAGAIERLQIPRKTFYYRVKRLGIDLRALRAHLS
- a CDS encoding sensor histidine kinase — encoded protein: MRVGWTDRDWRWLVGTLVVAVAAFLIVGQLARHAAIDARRAQASIDARFRAALIDSELARFRLLPLALADDRDVIAAIDGQAAAQAALDRKLETLARVTRAAAIYVIGADGIAVATSNWRSPQSFVRNDYTFRPYFRDARTSGEGSQYALGTASGRPGLYLAHGTANRGAIVVKLEFESVEREWARAGGITIVRSPLGIVLVTSRPDWRFAGTRPLSAADAGRFRRETRVPATALSALPVAPSSTPDLFVGRGTTLVAQSAATTQPGWRLTVFEPVEAGGAVWRAGALAALMTIALAGIAWSVRQRVTLAARRTAELEAAVADRTADLRREMDERASSEARAADLREGLRQANRLAALGQITASVAHETAQPVTAIRTYALSSEALLDAGALDDVRGNLGAIGRLADRIGAITAQLRGFSRRQPGPLRPIRIVDVLDGALLIMKDQLRDVTLALPEVDPGLAVIGGKVRLEQVLVIVVQNAVEAIADGASRRIAIGLALDAAIVRLSITDSGAGVAPDLAPKLFTPFVTSRPQGLGLGLVIAQDIMAELGGWLRLMPSDGGATFEIGMRRA
- the mqo gene encoding malate dehydrogenase (quinone) codes for the protein MVGSTNETRGADWNEGGSNEGGTTGRGVTRRGLLGSALIGGSAAILPVAAAHGATPDRKVDVLVIGGGIMSATLALLLRQLEPGWTIEMVERLDKVAEESSNGWNNAGTGHSALCELNYTPVNKADGLVEIKKAIEINEQFQVTRQFMSHQVKAGMLHDPRSFINSTPHMNLVWGDANVAFLYKRWKALAASPLFSGMEFSNDPAQITQWVPLMMQNRDPATKLAATRSPLGTDCNWGEVTRQYIASLQKQPGFALSTGQEVRELERNPDGTWRVTYRDMKTGDKQIVTAKFVFAGAGGGALPILQKSGIPEADDYAGFPVGGSFLVSETPAVAERHLAKVYGKAAVGSPPMSVPHLDTRYLDGKQALLFGPFATFSTKFLKQGSYFDLPASVTIDNFRPMVAVGWDDFELVEYLAGQLIMSDADRMAALREYFPQARDADWRLWQAGQRVQIIKRDPEKGGVLKLGTEIVASKDGSIAALLGASPGASTAPSIMLDLLKTVFGTRLATPAWQAKIREIVPSYGIALNDHPEMLAAHWASTAQTLQLSVPSPAVHVAKNPLPAATRVKVDRSPDLAL
- a CDS encoding SirB1 family protein; the encoded protein is MDDQLTHLGLIDEDEIALDDAALSLAHLDHPDVDLEPYRHLLGTIETRLAQVGQGVETSTDRAEALAAVLAGEFGFAGDAETYDDPANADMIRVLDRRRGLPVSLSILWVAMARRLGWSADVLDVPGHVLVMIGADAKPVIVDPFAGGASVGVERLAALVGMAKGEGRAATHVAAMPNRAVLVRLLQNQASRAEQAGKGRRALDLYVRMTTMAPGYPYAWWERARLELVDHEVAAARGSLSAMLEITREPELRRRVTETLAALPSP